From the genome of Sphingopyxis sp. DBS4:
TCGAACTCACCTCGGACTATTATGGCGGCGACGTGGTCTATCGCGGCAAGGTGATCGGCATCGCCGGCGGCACCGGCGCCGCCTTTTCGCTGATCCCGGCGCAGAATGCCACGGGCAATTGGGTCAAGGTCGTGCAGCGCCTGCCGGTCCGCATCGCGCTCGATCCGAAGGAACTGAAGGCGCACCCGCTGCGCGTCGGCCTGTCGATGGAAGCGACGATCGACACGCGCGGGAATTGAGCTGAATCATGGCCAGCGCCGCTGCCCCCGCCATCCCGGCCGAGCCGCAACCGCTCAGCGGCGCGAAGCTGATCATCGCCGCCTTCGCGCTGGCGCTCGCCAACTTCGTTGTCGTGCTCGACTCGACGATCGCCAACGTGTCGGTGCCGCATATTGCAGGCGGCCTTGCGGTCTCGCCCACCCAAGGAACGTGGGTGATCACCAGCTATGCGGTCGCCGACGCGATCAGCGTGCCGCTGACCGGCTGGCTTGCATTTCGGTTCGGGACGGTGCGCTGGTTCATCATCTCGATCCTCGGCTTCGGCCTCTTTTCCTTCCTGTGCGGCATATCGCGCACGCTCGACGCGCTGATCCTGTTCCGCGTGCTCCAGGGTCTGTCGGGCGGGCCGCTGATGCCGCTGTCGCAGATCTTGCTGCTGCGCATCTTCCCGAAGGAGAAGGCGGGGGCAGGGCTGGCGATCTGGGCGATGACGACCACCACCGCCCCGATCCTCGGCCCGATCCTCGGCGGGCTGATCAGCGACAATTGGAGCTGGCCGTGGATTTTCTTCATCAACCTGCCCGTCGTCGCGCTTTGCGCTTTCGGCGTCGGCAGCCTGCTCGGCGGGTTCGAGACGAAGCGCGAAAAGGCGCGGATCGACGTCGTCGGCCTGATCCTGCTCGTTGTGTCGGTCGGCGCTTTCCAGATCATGCTCGACACCGGGCGCGAACATGACTGGTTCGGATCGGCGTGGATCGTGATGCTCGCGATCGTCGCCGCGATCAGTTTCGCCGCCTTCATCATCTGGGAATTGACCGACGCCAATCCGGTGGTCGACCTTCGCGTCTTCCGCTTCCGCGGATTCAGCTTTGCAACGCTTGCCATCTCGCTGGGCTTCGGTGCCTTCTTCGCGCAGGTGGTGCTGACGCCGCTCTGGCTGCAACAGGTCGTCGGCTATACCGCGACCGAGACGGGGTTCGTCGTCGCCTGGCTCGGCTGTTTCGCGGTCTTGCTGTCGCCGGTCGCGGCCGGGATGATCGGCAAGGTCGATATCCGCATCTCGATTTGCGCGGGCATCCTGTGGATGGCGATGACGTCGGTCCTGCGCGCGGGCTGGAATACCGAGGTCGGCTATTGGTCGCTCGCGCTTCCCCATCTGTTGCAGGGCGTGGGCATGCCCTTCTTCTTCGTCGGGCTGACCGCGCTCGCACTGAGTTCGGTGCCGATGCGCGACCAGACCTCCGCCGCCGGCTTGATGAGCTTCCTCAGAACGTTGAGCGGTGCGATCGGCACCGCGATCGCGACGACGGCATGGGATGACGCGAGCCGCGTCTCGCGCTCCGAGCTGGTGTCGGCGCTTAACAATCCTGCGGGCGCGCTGGCGTCGATGGAAAGCGGGGGGCTCACCGCCGACCAGGCGCGCGGCGTGCTCGACCGGCTGGTCGAGGGGCAGGCCGCGACACTGGGGGTGATCCACCTCTTTCTCGCGTCAGGGGTGATCTTCATCATCGCAGCCATTGCGGTGTGGCTCGCGCCGCGCCCGCAGCAGATATCGATGGGCGCATCGCACTGACGCCTATCGCGCGAACAACTGCTCCAGGTCGGCGAAGGCCTTGAATTCCAGCGCGTTGCCAGCGGGGTCGAGGAAGAACATCGTCGATTGCTCGCCAGGCTGGCCCGCAAAGCGCGTGTGCGGCTCGATCACGAAGGCGACGCCATGGTGCTTCAGCCGCTCGGCGAGTGCCCGCCATTGATCGGGCGGCAGCACGACGCCGAAATGCGGTACCGGCACGTCGTGGCCATCGACCGGATTATGCCCCGCGACGACTCGATGGCCTTTAACGCGGTGCGCGACGATCTGGTGACCATAGAGGTCGAAGTCGATCCAGTCGCCATCGCTCCGCCCCTCGGGACAGCCCAGCACCGTGCCGTAGAAGTGGCGTGCTGCATCGAGGTCGTCGACCGGAAAGGCGATGTGAAAGGGGGCGAGGTCGCTCATGCGTGCATTTGTGCCGCGCGGCGCACCGAAAAGCCAGCCTCGGGCTTGGGCTTTGCGTCGCACCATGCTAGGCGGCGCGCCCATGCTGACGATCAATGGCCTCACCGTGCGCCTCGGCGGGCGCACCATCCTCGACCGCGCGAGCGCGAGCTTGCCGCCGAAGAGCCGCGTTGGGCTGATAGGGCGCAACGGCGCGGGCAAGTCGACCCTGATGAAGGTGATGATCGGCCAGCTCGAGGCCGACGACGGCGCGATCGAAATGCCGCGCCGCACTCGCGTCGGCTATATCGCGCAGGAGGCGCCGAGCGGCACCGCGACGCCGTTCGAAACCGTGCTCGCCGCCGACACCGAGCGCGCCGACCTGCTCGTGCGATCGGAGACCGAAACCGATCCCGACGGGCTCGCCGACATCCACGAGCGGCTGATCGCGATCGACGCCTATACGGCGCCCGCGCGCGCCGCGCGCATCCTGATCGGGCTCGGCTTCGACGAGGATATGCAGGGGCAGCCGCTCGACAGCTTCTCAGGCGGGTGGAAGATGCGCGTCGCATTGGCGGCGCTGCTCTTTTCGAACCCCGACCTGTTGCTGCTCGACGAGCCCTCGAACCACCTCGACCTCGAGGCGACGATGTGGCTCGAAAGCTTTCTGCGCGCCTATCCGGGGCAGCTCGTCGTGATCAGCCACGAGCGCGACCTGCTCAACAATGTCGTCGATCATATCCTGCATCTGGAGGGCGGCAAGGTGACGCTCTATGCGGGCGGTTACGACGCCTTCGAGCGCCAGCGCGCCGAACGCGCGGCGCAGCTTGCAGCCGCCAAGGCGGCGCAGGATGCGCAGCGCGCGAAGCTGCAGGACTATATCGCGCGCAATAGCGCCCGCGCTTCGACCGCGAAGCAGGCGCAGTCGCGCGCCAAGCAGCTCGCGCGGATGCAGCCGATCGCGGCGATTTCGGAAGACCCCAGTCTCGTCTTCGACTTCCCCAGCCCCGGCGACGAATTGAAGCCGCCGCTGATCACGCTCGACCTTGCAAGCGTCGGCTATGCGCCCGGCGAGCCGGTGCTGTCGCGCCTCAACCTTCGCATTGATCCCGACGATCGCATCGCGCTGCTTGGCCGCAACGGCAACGGCAAGACGACGCTCGCACGGCTGCTCGCGGCGCAATTGAAGCCCGAGGATGGTGCGATGAATGTCGCGGGCAAGATGCGTGTCGGATATTTCACCCAGTATCAGGTCGAGGAACTCGATGGCGACGACACGCCGCTCGGCCATATGACCCGCGTGATGGCGGGCAAGACCCCCGGCGCGGTGCGCGCGCAACTGGGGCGCTTTGGCTTTTCGGGCAACAAGGCGACGACCGAGGTCGCGAAGCTGTCGGGCGGCGAACGCGCCCGGCTCGCGCTCGCGCTGATCACGCGCGAGGCGCCGCACCTGCTGATCCTCGACGAGCCGACCAACCACCTCGACGTCGATGCGCGCGAGGCGCTGGTGCAGGCGCTGAACGGCTTCGACGGCGCGGTGCTGGTCGTCAGCCACGATCGCCATATGCTCGAACTCAGCGCCGATCGGCTGGTGCTCGTCGATGGCGGCACGGCGCGCGATTTCGACGGCAGCATGGACGATTATGTCGCCTTCATCCTCGGCAAATCGGCCGCGAACGACGATATGAAGGCGGCGCCCGCCAAGCCCAAGGATGCGAAGGCCGCTCGGCAGGAAGCCGCGAAGGCGCGCGAGGCACAGGCGGCGCTCCGCAAATCGGCCAAGGATCATGAGGCGCGCGCCGGCAAGCTCGCGCAGCAGATCAGCGCGATCGACCGTGCGATGTTCGATCCCGCGAGCGCCGACCCCGCGCTGGCGAAGCTGAAGATGGGCGACCTGTCGCAGCGCCGCGGCAAGCTCGCGTCCGAACTCGAAACCGTCGAGGCGGCGTGGATGGACGCGCTCGAAGCGATCGAGACGGCAGCCGCCTAGTCGAGGATTACGCTCAATGGCCCGAACGGGTGGGGAGTTGAGATTCCCACCTTCGTCATTCCCGCGAAAGCGGGAACCCAGTGTGGGGTCAGCCGATGCACGCTCTGGGTTCCCGCTTTCGCGGGAATGACGAAGTATGGGAAAGGGCTCGCGCATTGACTCCCTCGCCTCGATCCCTCATAATAGTTTCAATTGAAACCATGTGAGGGACTGACTATGGCCGACCTGTTCGAAAACCCGCTGGGCCTCGACGGTTTCGAGTTCGTCGAATTTTCGGCGCCCGAAAAGGGCATGCTCGAACCGGTCTTCGAACGCATGGGCTTCACGCTGGTCGCGCGGCACCGTTCGAAGGATGTGCAATTGTGGCGTCAGGGCGACATCAACCTGATCGCCAATTACGAGCCCAAGTCGCCTGCGGCCTATTTCGCCGCCGAGCATGGTCCGTCGGCGTGCGGCATGGGCTGGCGCTGCCGCGACGCCGCGAAAGCCTATGCTGCGGCGATCGAGCGCGGCGCCGAGCCGGTCGAGGGCAAGACCGGACCGATGGAACTGCGCCTCCCCGCGATTCGCGGCATCGGCGGCTCGATCATCTATCTGATCGACCGCTACGGCGACGACCTCAGCATTTACGACATCGATTTCGTCTATGAGAAAGGCGTCGATCGCCATCCCGTCGGGGCCGGCCTCAAGGTCATCGATCACCTGACGCATAATGTCTACGGTGGCCGCATGGCGCATTGGGCCGCCTTCTACGAGCGGATCGCGGGCTTTCGCGAGATCCGCTATTTCGACATCAAGGGCGAATATACCGGCCTCACCTCGAAGGCGATGACCGCCCCCGACGGCAAGATCCGCATCCCGCTGAACGAGGAAGGCGCGGGCGGTGGCGGCCAGATCGAGGAATATCTGCGCGCCTATAATGGCGAGGGCATCCAGCACATCGCCTTTTCCTGCGACGATCTTTATGCCTCGTGGGACAAATTGAAGGCGCTCGGCAATCCGTTCGCGCCGTCGCCCCCCGAAACCTATTACGAACTGCTCGCCGAGCGCCTGCCCGGCCATGGCGAGCCGGTCGCGGACCTCAAGTCGCGCGGCATCCTGCTCGACGGCTCGACCACCGAAGGCGACCCGCGGCTGCTGCTCCAGATTTTCGGCCAGACCGTGATCGGCCCGGTCTTCTTCGAATTCATCCAGCGCAAGAAGGACGAAGGCTTCGGCGAGGGCAATTTCACCGCGCTGTTCAAGTCGATGGAGCTCGATCAGATTCGTCGTGGCGCGCTGGAAGTGAAAGAGAACGCTTGATCCCAATCCCGTTCGTGCTGACCCCGGATCAAGTCCGGGGGAAGCACCGTTCTTCTCTTCGTCGCTCGAAAGAAAGAACGGCCCTTCGACAAGCTCAGGGCAAACGGAATTAGGTTGAGCACGAACGGAGTTGGGTAAAATGACCAGCCAATCGCCGATCAAATTGGGCGGCGTCCACCACGCCGCCTATCGCTGCAAGGACGCGAAGGAAACGGTCGAATGGTATGAGGCCATGCTCGGCATGACCTACACGACCGCCTTCGCCGAGGATCATGTGCCCTCGACCGGCGAATATGATCCGTACATGCACGTCTTCCTCGATGCGGGGAACGGCAACATCCTCGCCTTCTTCGAGCTGCCCAACCAGCCCGACATGGGGCGCGACGAGAATACGCCGCAGTGGGTCCAACATCTTGCGTTCAAGGTCGGCAGCTATGACGAGCTGGTCGCGGCAAAGGACCATCTGACCGCCAACGGCGTCGATGTGCTTGGCCCGACGCACCACGGCATCTTCAAGTCGATTTATTTCTTCGACCCCAACGGTCACCGCGTCGAGCTGGCGTGCGACATCGGCACCGACGCGCAATATGCCGAACTTCGCCGCGTCGCGCCGCTGATGCTGGAAGAATGGAGCCGGACGAAGAAGGCCCCGCGCCACGCCGACTGGCTGCATCAGGCGGCGAACGAGTAGCAATCGTTGCGCAAATAAACCGCGTGCCCCCGCGAAGGTTTTGCCCGATCCGTTTACGTCCGATCCAGCCCCATGCTCGCGAGCGTCGCGCCGCTGCATTTGTCGGCTTCCTTTGCCTTGCCGTCGCCCGACAGCGCGCCGATAACGAGGAAGCCCGCGACCACCAGCACGATGAATCCGCCCGCGACCCACATCAGATATTTGTCGATGAACGCCTTGATCGGGGCCCCGAAAAGCCGGAACAATATGCCGACCAGCATGAAGGAAAAGGCGCGGCTGGCGAGGCTGGCCCACAGGAAGGTCCAGAAATTCATGTGGATGAAGCCGGCGGTGATCGTCAGCAGCTTGAACGGGATCGGCGTCGCGCCCTTGATCAGGATGATCTCGGCGCCGAATTCGCGCAGATAGCAGGCGGCCGGCGGAAAGGCGTCGGTCAGCCCGAGCACCCCGAGCAGCCACAGCCCGACGCTCTCGTAAAGGAAATAGCCGATCGAATAGCCGAGCATCCCGCCCGCGACCGATGCCAGCGTGCAGATGATCGCATAGCGCACCGCCTTCTTCGGGTTCGCGAGGCACATCAGCCCCAGCAATGGGTGCGGCGGGATCGGGAAGAAGCTCGCCTCGACGAACGCGACCAGCGCCAGCCAATATTCGGCGTGCGGATGCGCCGACTTCTCCATCGTCCAGTTGTAGAGCCGCTGGATGATCGATGTGTTGCGGACGGTGGCGGTCATGCTGGTCCTTGTTGCGGGTCAGGATGACCACGGCTTTCCTATGCCGTTCGCGGCGAACGAAGTCGAGACAGGAGCATCCTTTCCTTTCTCGTCATCCCGGCGAAGGCCGGGATCTCGCCGGTGCGCCAGGATGCGAGGATAAGATCCCGGCCTTCGCCGGGATGACGATTCGGAAAAGGTCGTTAATGCCGGAAATGCCGCATTCCGGTAAACACCATCGCCAGCCCCGCTTTGTTCGCGGCCGCGATCACCTCGTCGTCGCGGATCGAGCCGCCCGGCTGGATGACGCAGGTCGCGCCCGCCTCGACTGCGGCGAGCAGGCCGTCGGCGAAGGGGAAGAAGGCGTCGCTGGCGACCGCGCTGCCGACGGTGCGGGGCTCGGTCCAGCCATGGCTTTCGGCGGCTTCGCGCGCTTTCACCGCGGCGATGCGCGCGCTGTCGCGGCGGTTCATCTGTCCCGCGCCGATGCCCGCGGTCGAGCCGCCCTTGGCATAGACGATCGCGTTCGACTTCACATGCTTGGCGACGGTCCAGGCGAAGAGTGCGTCGGTCAGTTCCTCCTCGGTCGGTGCGCGCTCGGTGACGACTTTCAGCTCGGCGCGCGTAATCCGGCCGTTATCGCGGCTCTGCGCGAGCCAGCCGCCGGCGATCGTCTTCATCATCAGCCCGCCGCGCGCCGGATCGGGCAGTTCGCCGGTGAGTAGCAGGCGGAGGTTCTTCTTCTTCGCGAACACCGCGCGTGCATCGGCGTCGGCGTCGGGCGCGCAGACGACCTCGGTGAAAATGCCGCTGATCAGCTCGGCGGTCGCGCCGTCGAGCGGGCGGTTGACCGCGATGATGCCGCCGAAGGCCGACACATCGTCGCATTTCAGGGCCGCGTCATAGGCCTCGGCGATCGTCGCCGCGCTCGCGACGCCGCACGGATTGGCGTGCTTGACGATGACGCAGGTCGGGTCGGCCTCGCGGAATTCGGCGACGAGTTCGAGCGCGGCGTCGGCGTCGTTGATATTATTGTAGCTGAGCTCCTTGCCCTGCACCTGCTCGGCCTGCGCGATGCCGCGCGCGGCGGGGCCGGCGGGCAGGTAGAGCGCCGCCTTCTGATGTGGGTTTTCGCCATAGCGCAGTTCGGTCGACAGCTTGGCGATGAGCGGCAGCGTTTCGGGGAACAGCTTGCCCTGATCGGCGAAGGCGAACCAGCTTGCGATCATCCCGTCATAGGTCGCGGTGTGCGCAAAGGCCGTCGCGGCGAGGCGCTTGCGAAGCGCGAAGCTGGTCGCGCCGCCGTTAGCGTCCATCTCGGCGATCACCGCGGCATAATCCTCGGGCTCGGTTACGATGCCGACGAAGGCGTGGTTTTTCGCCGCCGAGCGCACCATCGCGGGGCCGCCGATGTCGATATTCTCGATGATGTCGTCGCGCGGCGCGCCCTTGGCGACGGTCGCGGCGAAGGGGTAGAGGTTGACGACGACGAGGTCGATCGCGCCGATGCCGTGCTGCTCCATCGCCGCGACATGCGCGGCGTCGTCGCGCACCGCGAGGATGCCGCCGTGGACCGTCGGGTGCAGCGTCTTGACGCGGCCGTCCATCATCTCGGGAAAGCCGGTGAGGTCGGCGACATCGAGAACGGTGTGCCCCGCCTCGCGCAGCGCCTTCGCGGTACCCCCGGTCGACACCAGCTCGACGCCGTGGCGGACGAGCGCGGCGGCAAGATCGGCGAGCCCCGCCTTGTCGCTGACGGACAGCAGGGCGCGGCGGACGGGAACGAGATCGGTCATGGAAAGAGCGGCCTTTGCAGGAAGGGAAAGACGCGGCTCCCCTAGGCGGCTGGGCCCGTTATCGCAAGCGGTGTCGGGCCGAAACGGCGCCGCGCGTTCGCGAGGGGCTCCGGGGTCACAGGCCTCCGGACGCCCCTCGCGACGAGGCATCAGAACTTCATCCGCGCCCCGAACTTCATCGTCCAGCGATATTGCTCGAACTGCAGCAGATTCCGGCGTGCGCCGACATTATTGTAAGCGAAATATTTCGCGTTGTTGATGTTCACCCACTCGTAAAAGACCTGGAACCGCTTGGTCACGTCATATTTGGCCGAGAGGTCGAGCTGGAAATGATTGTCGATCATCCGGTCCTCGGGCGCGTCGTCGCCGAGCTCGTCGAGATATTTGGAGCGATAGGTGCCCGCAAGGCGCAGCGAGACCGGCCCCTTCTCATAGCCCAGCGCGACGTTGAACGTGTGCTTCGACGCCGCCGGCAGGTCGATCTTGCGCAGGTCGGTGATGTCGCCGTCGACCGGCACCTTTCCGGTGGCGTCGGTGTAGGTGTAGTTCGCCTGTACCAGCAGCCCGTCGAGCGGCGCGGGCAGGAAGCGCAGCGCCTGCTGATAACTGAGTTCGAGGCCCCAGACCTTGGCGCTGTCGCCGTTCATCGGGATCGTCGCCTCGTCATAGGCAATGCCCTGCCAGGTGCCGGGGTTCTGATATTTCGCGTCGACGATGAAATCCTTGATGTCCTTGTAGAAGACACCCGCCGACAGCGCGCCGCCCGCGGGAAGATAATATTCGACCCCGGCGTCGAAGTTCCACGCCCGATAGGGCTTGAGGTCGGGATTGCCGAAATCGCCTTCGCGCTCGTCGTCGTCATTCTGCTCGATGGTGAAGTGCGGCGCGAGCTTCGACAGCTTCGGGCGCACGAGGCTCTTGTAGCCCGCGGCGCGCAGCACGAGGTTCTGCTGCGGCTCCCAACGGATCGTCAGGCTGGGCAGCCAGTCGCCATAGCTGCGCTGGAAGCGGTTCGGGGTGACGCTGGCGATCGTGTCGTCGTCGGCGGTCGTCCCGTCGGGCAGTTCGCCGCCTTCCTCGACCGTCAGCACGGTATTGGCGCGAATGTCGTTCTTCGTATGCTCGTAGCGCACGCCGCCGATCACGCGCAGCGTCGAACTGTCCCACCGGCCGAGCAGATAGCCCGCGACGACATCTTCGGTGACCGAATAATCGTCGAGAAGCGAGTCGAGCGTCGTGTCGAATTCGTTGAGTTCGAAGATGTCGCGATTGGCGTTGAAGAAGCGGCGCACCCCCTTTTTGTCGAGCACCGGCGAGATATCGATCAGGCGATAGGTCTGATCGCCGACGAGGTCGGCCATCGTCAGATCGTCATTTTCCCAATAGGTCGTTTCCAGATTATAGCTCTTCTTGCGCCAGCGGCCCTTGGCGCCTGCCTGGATCGTGAAGCTGCCGTTGTCGGTCGCGAACTCGCGGCCGAGGTCGAAGCGCGCGCCCCATTCGCGGTCGCGTGAGTCGGACAGGTTGGTGACCTGGATGCTGTCGAGCTCATATTCCGCCGGATCGCGGAAGTCGGCGACCGCGCCTGCGAGCCCGCCCACGGTATAGATGGGTTTGCGCGGATCGGCGGTGTCGAGGCCGATCACCAGCCCGTCGTCCTCGAACTTCTGCTCGAAATTGGCGGGGTCGATCGAGCCGTTCTCGCGCTCGGCCGACTTGGCATAGCTCACCGAATATTGGGCGTGCCAGCCGCCCGCTTCGGTGTCGCCGCCGAGCACGAGGCTGCGGATGCGCTGGCGCTCGAAGCGGTCCTTGAGCGAGCGCTGAATCTTGATCTCGCCGTCCTCGTCGCTGAAGTCGACGCCGGTGGCGCCGTTAGCGGTGATGGTGTCCGCATCCTCCAGCTTGAGGCTCGTTTCGCGCCGATACTCCTGGTCGTCGAACTGGCTGTAGACGCCGCGGGCATAGAGTTTGGTTGAACTGCCGACGCGGACATCGAAGTTGAGGTTGGCCGAGAAGCGCTTCCGCTCGACGTCATAGTCGCGGTAATTGACCTCTTCGGGAAAGATCAGGCCGTCGTCCTCGCCCCAGCCATCGGCCTCGATATTGTCGGTCTCGAACTTGCGCTGATAATAGGAGACGCCGCCCGACACGCCGACATTGTCGCCGAGCCGCTGCGAGAAATCGATGCTGCCCTTCGGGGTCAGCTTTTCCGAATATTCATTGTAGCTGCCCTCGATCTTCGCGGTCAGCAGATTCTTGCGGCGCTCGAACGCGCTCGTCGTGTTGATCTCGATCGAGGCGCCGATCGTGTCGGCGTCCATGTCGGGGGTCAGCGATTTCTTGACCTCGATCGATTCGATGCTGTCGCTCGAGATCACGTCGAGCGCGACCGAGCGGATGTCGCTTTCGGGCGCGGGCAGGCGGACGCCGTTGACCGAGGTCGCGTTGAGCTCGGGATCGAGTCCGCGCACCGAGACGAAGCGGCCTTCGCCCTGGTCGTTGAGGATGTTGATGCCGGGCAGGCGGCGCAGCGATTCGGCGACATTCTGGTCGGGGAACTGGCCGACCGCGTCGCGGGTCAGCACGCTTTCGACGCCGTCGGCGGCCTTCTGCCGCGACAGCGCGCTGGTCATGTTTGCCGACTGGCCGAGGACGAGGATCGTGCCGTCGGTGCCGAGCACCAGCCTGACAGTGGCGTTGCCGCCGTCGGACACGGTGACGGTCTCGGTACGCGGCGCGGCGCCGACGTAGCGCGCCTCCAGCGTATAGGTGCCCGCGGGGACGTCACCGAAACGGAAGCTGCCGTCGCGGCCGGCCTCGGTCTCGCGATTAAGCTCGATGATGCGGACCTGCGCGCTCTGCAGCGCACGCGTGTCGCTCGCGTCGGTGACGGTGCCCACGATGTCGGACGCGAAGGCGGTGCCGGGAAGCGCGGCGGCGAGCGAAAGGCAGGTGCCGAGCAGGATGCGCGAGCGGACGGAGCGAAGCGATTGCATTTTTTCCCCCTGGAGAGTGCGGAAGATCGCGGAGCAGATTTGCTTCCCGCGATTCGAGGGGGCGAGTGACAGCGCCTTGTGACCGCTGTGTTACGTGACTGTCACACGAGTGACATATGGGGAGGGCCTTGCCGGGAAAGGCGCTGGATACGGGAGGGATTTTGGGTGCCGACTATTTTTCGCAATCTCACACCTTCGTCATTCCCGCGAAAGCGGGAACCCAGAGCGCGCGTGGACTGATCCCATCCTGGGTTCCCGCTTTCGCGGGAATGACGAAGATTGGGAATGATCGCTTACTGTCTCAAAGCCGCCGGCGGCCCGCTCAGCCGATATGCTTGAAAATCCAGCCGATGCTGGCGCCGCCGGCCGGCGCGGTGCCGGTGACGACGAGCTGTTCGGTCGGGTGCGGGCGGCCGTCGCCGTCGAC
Proteins encoded in this window:
- a CDS encoding ABC-F family ATP-binding cassette domain-containing protein; the encoded protein is MLTINGLTVRLGGRTILDRASASLPPKSRVGLIGRNGAGKSTLMKVMIGQLEADDGAIEMPRRTRVGYIAQEAPSGTATPFETVLAADTERADLLVRSETETDPDGLADIHERLIAIDAYTAPARAARILIGLGFDEDMQGQPLDSFSGGWKMRVALAALLFSNPDLLLLDEPSNHLDLEATMWLESFLRAYPGQLVVISHERDLLNNVVDHILHLEGGKVTLYAGGYDAFERQRAERAAQLAAAKAAQDAQRAKLQDYIARNSARASTAKQAQSRAKQLARMQPIAAISEDPSLVFDFPSPGDELKPPLITLDLASVGYAPGEPVLSRLNLRIDPDDRIALLGRNGNGKTTLARLLAAQLKPEDGAMNVAGKMRVGYFTQYQVEELDGDDTPLGHMTRVMAGKTPGAVRAQLGRFGFSGNKATTEVAKLSGGERARLALALITREAPHLLILDEPTNHLDVDAREALVQALNGFDGAVLVVSHDRHMLELSADRLVLVDGGTARDFDGSMDDYVAFILGKSAANDDMKAAPAKPKDAKAARQEAAKAREAQAALRKSAKDHEARAGKLAQQISAIDRAMFDPASADPALAKLKMGDLSQRRGKLASELETVEAAWMDALEAIETAAA
- a CDS encoding YqaA family protein, whose amino-acid sequence is MIQRLYNWTMEKSAHPHAEYWLALVAFVEASFFPIPPHPLLGLMCLANPKKAVRYAIICTLASVAGGMLGYSIGYFLYESVGLWLLGVLGLTDAFPPAACYLREFGAEIILIKGATPIPFKLLTITAGFIHMNFWTFLWASLASRAFSFMLVGILFRLFGAPIKAFIDKYLMWVAGGFIVLVVAGFLVIGALSGDGKAKEADKCSGATLASMGLDRT
- a CDS encoding VOC family protein translates to MSDLAPFHIAFPVDDLDAARHFYGTVLGCPEGRSDGDWIDFDLYGHQIVAHRVKGHRVVAGHNPVDGHDVPVPHFGVVLPPDQWRALAERLKHHGVAFVIEPHTRFAGQPGEQSTMFFLDPAGNALEFKAFADLEQLFAR
- a CDS encoding DHA2 family efflux MFS transporter permease subunit, yielding MASAAAPAIPAEPQPLSGAKLIIAAFALALANFVVVLDSTIANVSVPHIAGGLAVSPTQGTWVITSYAVADAISVPLTGWLAFRFGTVRWFIISILGFGLFSFLCGISRTLDALILFRVLQGLSGGPLMPLSQILLLRIFPKEKAGAGLAIWAMTTTTAPILGPILGGLISDNWSWPWIFFINLPVVALCAFGVGSLLGGFETKREKARIDVVGLILLVVSVGAFQIMLDTGREHDWFGSAWIVMLAIVAAISFAAFIIWELTDANPVVDLRVFRFRGFSFATLAISLGFGAFFAQVVLTPLWLQQVVGYTATETGFVVAWLGCFAVLLSPVAAGMIGKVDIRISICAGILWMAMTSVLRAGWNTEVGYWSLALPHLLQGVGMPFFFVGLTALALSSVPMRDQTSAAGLMSFLRTLSGAIGTAIATTAWDDASRVSRSELVSALNNPAGALASMESGGLTADQARGVLDRLVEGQAATLGVIHLFLASGVIFIIAAIAVWLAPRPQQISMGASH
- the purH gene encoding bifunctional phosphoribosylaminoimidazolecarboxamide formyltransferase/IMP cyclohydrolase produces the protein MTDLVPVRRALLSVSDKAGLADLAAALVRHGVELVSTGGTAKALREAGHTVLDVADLTGFPEMMDGRVKTLHPTVHGGILAVRDDAAHVAAMEQHGIGAIDLVVVNLYPFAATVAKGAPRDDIIENIDIGGPAMVRSAAKNHAFVGIVTEPEDYAAVIAEMDANGGATSFALRKRLAATAFAHTATYDGMIASWFAFADQGKLFPETLPLIAKLSTELRYGENPHQKAALYLPAGPAARGIAQAEQVQGKELSYNNINDADAALELVAEFREADPTCVIVKHANPCGVASAATIAEAYDAALKCDDVSAFGGIIAVNRPLDGATAELISGIFTEVVCAPDADADARAVFAKKKNLRLLLTGELPDPARGGLMMKTIAGGWLAQSRDNGRITRAELKVVTERAPTEEELTDALFAWTVAKHVKSNAIVYAKGGSTAGIGAGQMNRRDSARIAAVKAREAAESHGWTEPRTVGSAVASDAFFPFADGLLAAVEAGATCVIQPGGSIRDDEVIAAANKAGLAMVFTGMRHFRH
- the hppD gene encoding 4-hydroxyphenylpyruvate dioxygenase, encoding MADLFENPLGLDGFEFVEFSAPEKGMLEPVFERMGFTLVARHRSKDVQLWRQGDINLIANYEPKSPAAYFAAEHGPSACGMGWRCRDAAKAYAAAIERGAEPVEGKTGPMELRLPAIRGIGGSIIYLIDRYGDDLSIYDIDFVYEKGVDRHPVGAGLKVIDHLTHNVYGGRMAHWAAFYERIAGFREIRYFDIKGEYTGLTSKAMTAPDGKIRIPLNEEGAGGGGQIEEYLRAYNGEGIQHIAFSCDDLYASWDKLKALGNPFAPSPPETYYELLAERLPGHGEPVADLKSRGILLDGSTTEGDPRLLLQIFGQTVIGPVFFEFIQRKKDEGFGEGNFTALFKSMELDQIRRGALEVKENA
- a CDS encoding VOC family protein codes for the protein MTSQSPIKLGGVHHAAYRCKDAKETVEWYEAMLGMTYTTAFAEDHVPSTGEYDPYMHVFLDAGNGNILAFFELPNQPDMGRDENTPQWVQHLAFKVGSYDELVAAKDHLTANGVDVLGPTHHGIFKSIYFFDPNGHRVELACDIGTDAQYAELRRVAPLMLEEWSRTKKAPRHADWLHQAANE